The Eublepharis macularius isolate TG4126 chromosome 12, MPM_Emac_v1.0, whole genome shotgun sequence genomic sequence TGCTTGGTTCCAGATTCAATGtgtgacatctccagttaaaaagatcaagttGTAGGTGAAATGAAaaatctctacctgagaccctggagagctgttgccaatctaaatagacaatactaaccttgatggaccaatagtaCGATTCAGTGTAAACCATCACATGTATTCatgtgatgtcagtgcatcagcCAATACTCTGGAAATTCCGTAGTATGTGATGTAAACACATCACATGTGATGTAAACATATCACATTATGTCATATCCACCCGTGCTGTTCTCCTACCAGCACAGATGCAAGAGCAAGTGGGTAGACCCAGCCAGTGGGAGAATGCCTGCCAGAAGAGCTTGTTTTCAACTATTCCTTGCTGTGTTATCTGAATGTTTCATAATGTAGACAATGTTTTCACAAAGCAAAGATAATTTGCTACTCAAAGGCTACCCCCGGAAAAAACCTGAGTAAATCATCCAATATAAGAAAACGACCTGCAGTTTAACAGTGAGTTGGCCATGGATTATGATACCATCAAAGAAATAAGAATAAGGCATTCAAAGAGAACCATCAAGCAAGCACCATTTCAAGTCATCCTGGTAGATCAAAGCGTCTAAAATGTTACACTTCCCAATGGAAAAaacctatatatttatttatttatttatttatttacagtgatTAATACCAAGAGAAAAAATAATATAGAAAatatcccccaccccccccaaaaacaCCCTAAGACAAAGTATAACAATGCATTCCAATTTACATTCAGCTTTTCATGCAGGAAATTAATGTCTTCTCTCCTGTTATTGTTTCCAAGGAAAATGCACAAGAATGTGTGATCTTCACAATATATGTTCCCAACTTGTTTTGTGCCAGTCTTGAGGAATGCAAAATAGCAAAACCTAGGAAACTAGGAACTTATTATTTGGAATGGCGAAATCCCAATCTCTGGCACCGGTGAAATTACTGAGTTGAATctataatgtaagatgccttccACTGGAACTAGAAGACCTCATGGCATCAAAAAAAGGGCAGGTGGTTCTGAAATCTTCCTACTCCTAATTGCAGTTATGTGCATCAAATGATTGTTGTTCCATGTGGAACCCTTAATTCCCAGCATCACATTTTCAATCCTCACAGTTGGGCACTGGAAGAAACAAGAAGCAAAAAATCTCAACTTGCCCCACCACTTTCTGCTGGTCCTGCACAGAATCCaaccaaatatttctgtatattatATCTGGTATACCCAAAGGcacaaaatgaataaataaaatcatcTAGAGAACACTGTCCAACTCAGTTTTATTGAAATACTTTTGCCAGAGATGGTTTTGGGAAAATGTCCAAAAGCAGTGAGCTTCAGCAATGCAGTCTTGATTTCTTTGTTTCTCATGCTATAGATGAATGGATTGAGCAAGGGAGGTAATATGGCataaaacacagcaaaaatgACATTCATCTCAGAAGAAGAGTTACCAGGAGGCCTCACGTAGGCAAAGAGTCCACTACATACAAGCAGAAACACAACAGTGAGGTGGGGAAGGCAAGTGGAAAGAGCTTTTTTACGACCATGCAAGGAAGGCATTCTGAGCAGTGTTGCAAAAATCTGCAGATAAGTTATAACGATGTAGATAAAACCTCCTGCTGTTATGCCAGAGCCAAATATAATAATACCAACTTCAACTAGATATAGGTCTGAACAGGAGAGTTTTAGAATCTGTGGAACTTCACAGAAGAACTGATTGACCACATTGGAGCAGAAAGTGATGGCAAAAGTGCCAGCTGTGTGTAAAATGGCATAAACTATGCCACTAATCCATGCACTTAGTGCCATCTGAATGCAGGCTCCTTTATGCATAATTGTCTCATATTGCAATGGTTTGCAGATAGCGACATACCGATCATGCGCCATTACTGTTAGGATGGCAAAATCTGACCCTTCAAAGAAGAAGAGGCAGAAAACTTGAGCTACACATCCTGAATAAGAAATTGACCTGCTGTTCATGAGGGAATTGGCCATGGCTTTGGGTATTAGGAAAGAAGCTGAACCAAGGTCCAGAATAGCCAAGTTCATTAGGAAGAAGTACATTGGGGTATGCAGGTGATGATCAAGGGCTACAGCAATGATGATGAGAAGATTGCCAGTCACTGCAGTCAGGTATAATGCTAGAAATACAAAGAAATATAAGATCTGTAGTTCTCGGATGTCTGAAAATTCCAGCAGCAGAAATTCAGATGTGGAGGTAAGATTGGACATTTTTCTCCCAATATCCAGTTGCAGGTTGCCTATGGAGGAAATGTTTTAGAGAACACTCTTCAGCAtatctgctcagaatcctaccgTGATCTGTTCAGTGGGGCTTTCTCTCAGTGTTCTTCTCATTGCATCGTGAAACTTCTTATATCAGTGAACAGTGAATCAGGCTTCCTTGTTTGACCAGCCCAGCCTAGAAGATAGCCCTGTGCTGAATGAGCAAGGAATAATACAGGTTGCACGTCTGTAAGCTGGAGGGGTGATCAACATCACAGTGGCTTTTCCCAGCCCCGCCCTCCACAATATTTCTCTTATAGCTTATAAAAGTTGCATGTACATAGACTCTGCATATTTGATCTGTAAGTATACTGAATCTCAGAGAAGGACTTTAAATTTATTCAACTTGCGCACAGATGGACTTTCTCAATTACAGTGTGCAGTGTACAGTTTTCTGATCTGCCATCCACACTTCAGTTCCACATGTAAAGCTGTTGCTGCATAGATGAAATTTCACAGACAGGGTTGACTCATTTGGGAGGCCCCGACCTTGGAGTCCTGTGCATCAGACGGACTGGACCTGGCAAACTGGCCTCTAAGTTCCCCCCACTTCGGAGTACTTTCTCTATCCCTAAAGGGTTAAGGCTAGCCATCTTGTACATGGAAATGATATGCCGACACAGCCCTGAAAAGCCTTGAGACAGCATTGCAAAGGGATGCATGGTAATTATCTGGACTCTATCTGGCTGGTGTCTGTGCAGGCTACATTTCCCTCTTAGGGCTTTCAACTAATGAATGTCACCCCAAATGAAAGCAGGTACCCTGAGTCACCCAGAGAAACAGGGCATGAATCATGTCACCATGGGCCAATCTCGTCcttagtctttttttaaaaaaaattgttttaaattgaaAGTGAAGAAAAACAATTAACAGCAAAGACAATAAACAATGGATAAAATAATATAAGCAATCCACAAAAACAATCCacaaaaacaagataaaacaCTGTGTGTTTTCATAATACTACTAGGTAAAATATTTTGGGATTCAGCTCAAAGcaaaactttaatatcttttgcatctcttcatatatTTTGTCCAATATTTTAttgccttcttacatgtccaccacatatgacagAATGTTATGTCTAtatattgacatttccaacaccttccactatAATCATTATTAGCTTCTGCAATGTCTTTAGGGGTAATAtaccatttaaaaacattttatactatctaaaaacattttatcccAATTCTGTCTTAACAACTGACAACCTGTAATTTAATTTTCCCATTGACTCACAGAAATATTTTCTCCAAAagatttgcatccattttattgtACAATTTTTGACTTGTTCCGATTCTGTGGCATACTGCAGTagaattttgtatatttttcccAAGAGATGTTTTGACTCTCCACTAATTAGTTGTTCAAACATTGTTTTCTCTCATAATCGAccaccttctttggatagttgttctttaagtttgGATACCAATTAATAATACATCAGCTAAGAGATATTTTTCCTTGTGATTGAATTActtgtaatatttttatttttccttgcttaTCAATCATAGGaggaggagccccgtggtgcagattggtgagctgcagtactgcagtccaagctctgctcacgacctgagttcgatcccggcggaagctgggttcaggtagccagctcaaggttgactcagccttccatctttctgaggttggtaaaatgagtaagtacccagtttcctgggggtaaagtgtagatgactggggaaggcaatggcaaaccaccccgtaaaaaatctgccaagaaaatgccatGATGCGACATACccccctgggtcagtaatgactcggtgcttgcacaggggactacctttacctttacctttttatcaatcatatatttaTCATTCACATGGTCTGTTTTATTTCTTGTAGTAACATTGTAATAGGCATCTGTTGTGATGTCAATGGTGAAGTCGGTGGACTTAATCTGTTTCTACACTAGAACCATATTCAGCTAATGAATTTGACCCCAAATGAAAGCAGGTACCCTGAGTCACCCAGAGAAGCAGGACATGAATCATGTCACCATGGGCCAATCTCGTCCTTAGTCTTTTTAATGGTAACTCACCCTGGTTCCCCACATCCAGCCAGTCACTCAGCAGCCCGCCTGTTAATTCTACCCAAACTGGATTTTTTGCCAACCTCAAATTCTAACTCCAGTGATCCAAAGGACTAATAATATTAAAAGGATGATTTCACCCAGCAGTTCTGATTTAGACACCCTTAGAAAGCTAAAGCAGACTCCGCCTTCCCCAAGGACCATCTTTCTCCCTCAGTGCCCTCCTCCTAGTTACACAAGAAAAGCATATTTTGTATTCTCCCTTTTGTCCCATTTAGACAGAAACAACCACTCCTTTAGTGTGTACTCTCCTGTTTAGCTATTAATGTTTGAATATGTTCTGTCTCTCCAGCTTTCTTGTTCTAAGTAAAAGTGTATGTTTTGCATACTCATTGCTTCTTTCCATTTCTCAGAAACATGAGAGATATGGTATCAAGCTTCACCCCTGTATTCATAGGCTAAAGTTCCCATACAGACATGAGTTTGTAAGTGCCTATTGCAGACCCTGTAACTTTGTAATataactttaattttttaaaatggttttgggTTTAATGAAACACTCCCAGATACCATAGTAAAATGTTACAGAAGACTGGAAGGAATATCTTTAGCACCGTGTGGCACTCATTCTACATTCACATACTGATTTTCCAGTATCAAAAATTACCAAATACCTTAGAGAGAGAATTTTCCAACGAATGGTGTTTCTTCTCCTGCAGTTTTTATCTTAGGTTCCCTGTCTCATTTTCTGATGTAGAAGTGTTGTTGAGTATTAGGTCTTCATTATTTATGCAGATGTGGCCTAACGGATAAATAACATTAATTATGGTGCGTGACAAATTAGAGAAGGTCAGATAGATTCTGTTTCTTCTTCAGCAGTTAAAATGCCTGTGTCATTCCTTATAGACTGCTGTGAGGCTTGCTACAATGTACACTGCTAATTTCTGCCCCATCATGATCAACAAGGCTATGTGAATGAGACAAAGGTCCATTTATGTTCTGTTCTTGGTGCCTTACTCCCAAGATCTCAACTCATTTAACTGCCAATTGATAGGgaagttttttttctctctgctataattcccccccccctatttttgtAACTAACCTCAAGAGATAATTAGCACAGTTTGTTTTTCTGAGCACATGAAGTAAGACCAACCAATATCTATGTCCATGACTGTCTATCAATGtattacatttcttctgttttgctACCACACATCCAGAAGAAAGATCCTAGAACAGTTTTGAGATTAGGGTTAGGGTTTCTGTGGCCCTTGTAAATGGCTCCCAACAGTTTTGCCAATGGGCGAACATGAGTGCCCAACCATTGGCAAAACTGATGGGAGCCATTTAGGAGGTTTACATTAAGCCTGTTCAGAGAGATGTTCATGAACCGCTTTGCCCCGTACTCGGCACGTGTTCAAGGGATATTGTTGAAAACACCTCAACAGGCATGTGGACTGGTCAGTCAGCAATGCTTGGATCTGCTGGGTCTCCCCATCCACTGatgccagggttgccaggtcctcgtaTCTTCCTGGGGGAGTGAAGACCTGGAATTCACCGGTTGAAAGtcccagggcagtgtgatgatgttacttccaggagtggcatcattgcacaggccatagGAGTGCTCCAGTGCTTCGCGCCTggccagttcttaaagaatcGGCCCAATTGTGGTCCAAATTGGCCAGGTGCAAACCACAGGAATACTCCCGCGGCCTGattaatgatgtcactcctgaaagtgATATAGTTGCACTGTGCTTGGAGCACAACCCAGAAGACCCATTCCCGCACCTTTTCCTCCTGCCAACCTGGTGACTAGTAGAGGGGGATGGTGGGTGGCAGCAAGGGAACAACCACCCCCACTGTGGGACTGGCAACCCAAACTGATGCCTCAGGAAGAATATTTCAGATATATTTCAGAGCTGTGGGAAAGCCCTTTGGACTCTGTCATATTGGAAAATACTTAGATTTAGTATGGAAATGTTGGGAATAGAGACACAGTGAGACCTAGACAGGTACACCTTATTGTGGCCAGATTTCTTATTAATCTATGAAAACAAGGCTAGTTACTGAGATTTAGACATATTCAGACTCTAATGCAGAACTTCTAGTTCTGGCTCTGTGAGCTGAAGGCCTGTAGTTCCTAAAAACATCCCAGGCAAAAGATCTGTGATTTTTCATTTGTGTATGCCAGTTAGGTTCCTCACAACAGTGTCCTAACATATCCACTGAAAACAGGAAACTTTTAAAACTGGTAAAGACACTACATTTCTGAAATTAAAAATGGCACTCCCAGCATTTTTTTGTGGCAAAGAAACTTCCTAGCATACAATGTATGTAATTTGTACATGGAACATAGTGCGTTGGGTGTCACAACCCTGATCTAGGCCTTTCTCTTGTTATTTTAAAACACTTTACTAATACGAAGTCCATCAGGACGAGAAGTTGCAACCACCTCAGCAACCGCACCCTCCCATTATAGTTACTACAGAAGGGCTGCTTGTCAACCTTATGAAATAAAGTGTATGAGGTAAGTGGAGTTTTTGTTCTTACCATCATCCTCATCcacatcctcatcctcatcctcattatttctaatctgctctccccacaaacaggcccATAGTGGAATacagcatatataaaatacataagcatgttaatttaaaaccagatgaaaatatcaataaatatataatacagtttctaaaagacagcagcacacatattgcacaacccaaacagcaatcCATGGGGTCGGATGGCCAACTATTAGATGTTAACAGAACAGAGGTTCAACCTTTAaagctaagggctttaaagaccaaggccttgaacctgatccggaattccactggCCTCACgggggattttttgtttgttgatcTGAGTGCCGTCCGGAAAACATAGGGTTAGAGGCgttcccatagatacgctggtcccagtctgctaagggatttaaaggttaagaccaaggccttgaacctgatctggaattccactgggagctagtgcagctggagcaatactggtgttatatgtgactggaacGGAGTCCTGGTCAAAACACATgacactgcattctggaccagctgtaacttctggagcAAGCCCCAGGGTAGCCCAGAATAGAGCGAGTTACAATACTCCAATCTGAAGGTGACAAATACATGGATCATTGTAGCTAAGTCATGAGTCAAGAGGTAGGGGGAAAGTGGCCAAAGAGCGGACGTGGAAAAATGCCaatctggcaactgctgtgacctcgGCCTCCAtagcatccaggaccacacctAAGCATCCACCACCGGCACAGGTGCACAGTTCTGGGAGCTGGATCCAAGAACCTGACAACCCGCggcccaggtgcaggacctccgtcttagAAGGATTCTGTTTCAGTCGATTCTGCTTTAACCATCCAGTAACAGCCTCCAAGATCCTGGCCAAGGTATCAGGGGCAGCACCgagctggccatccatcaacagataaagttgtaTGTTTAGTGTGGTTTCTTTCAAACTTAAACAGATTTATTTAATCCTGTCCCAGAGAGCATATCAACTACAAATCCAGACCCTTTCCTCCAGATCTTACAGAATGTGAAGTGTTTTATTAGGAGTGAAAATAACATAGGAGTGACATATAACAAAATGCATATATTTATGTATGACCTATAAATAATGCCTTCCCACTCTAACTGGTGGAGTTACCAAACTTGGTAGGTGCACTATACATGTGGTTACTAtaacattttgcatatttttgGTACCACCATGTAATACTTTGCTTAGCTTTTAGTCTTTTAAACCTTTGGCTTTGcacctccttacattaccttcaACTTGTACCTCAGGAGGACGCTGGTCCCAATCAACACTCCCTTTATTTCCATTCACACAGAGTTTCAGGTGTTATTTAATTTACTCAGGCTTATACCTTAAGAACATCTTGTTTGTataacctatatattgctgcctcctgaaaaagtttttgctgccaccaaaggcttctccttagatctcttctgcttaactagAACTACAGGAATGCTTCACTCCTCTCcaaagggtctgtcaatttcacctcccctttgctctgtggagcaatctctgcagggtctgtctttttaaactacccttctgtagagaggtgaaattgacagagccttcgggaaggcaaagatgaaattaacaaaccctcttaggAGCAAACTCTGCCggctcagtctttttaaactatgcttcctggctaactttgcatttccctacacttgagcatcctcgtgtcaGATGTGTTGTGTAGCCTTGTGTAGAAAGATTGTTAgctagaatcctttctctgagaaacatacagactctctcaggcacttacagtttcattgaacttggcagaataaatacACAAATTGAACTGGATCCACAcaagtggcctgatttggccagaataccctctctgagatatacaaaggATGACTGCAAACTtcttccctcagcactgactaaaaactacAGTTCCTTTTGTCCCCTTGGGTACAGCTGCTGTCTGATCAGAGcacactccactcacccatccaccccctctttctttcctcagatGCATGCATTTAAATGCACAGTAACAACTATAAAAACTCCACataagcaagcagaaataaaacacacattaAAAAATATTACATGACATACATTATAGTTACCATTCTGGTTCCTTCAGCAGTTCAGACTTAAAGATGATAACTAAACAGTTTTCATAATTCACTGTTTTTAACTGAGAAGAGCATACAAACCCGGCCTGTCTAAAACCATACACTGGACTCCCTGCCTAGCCAGGATACCTGCTGTCCTATTTCCCTCCAAACCCCACTCTTCTGGTTGTTGATGGTAAACTCCCCTCAGATTTGATCCCTCTTCGGCATTCCGTTCAGCCTGTTTGAATCTTATTGATCTTATTGGAGAAAAGAAGATGGAATCTTCTCCAGTCCAGAACATTGGGTTAGACCAAGCAATAGGCTTTTTGCCATGTTCCCTCTCTTTGTCCTGTAAATTCATATGATTTCTTTATTTGGGGTTTGAAAGAGTACTATGCATATATACACCATTAAAAAGTTGGAGATATATATTGCGCAAAGTTTCATTTTACCAGAAATAGTAAAATACTGTTAATTTGTATTACATTGCTGAGTACAGTTTTATCCTGCCTTTGCTCCAGGGAGCCCAGGTTGTTTgcattctttctctcttctccactCTGTCCCaccaacaacactgtgaggtaggctaagctaaGAAACAGtaattggcccaaagtcatcgaATATGCTATATGGCagaagagggatttgaaccaaggcctaccatatcctagtctgaaacaacaacagaaaatggATCATGATTAAAAGAGTCATAACTGTTGAAGTAGATCCCGTCATGAATATAAGCTAGGATTTAATCATCATAAGACTGCCTGGttccctggagggggtgggggatcccctgctcccagcatcTGCCCCcttctgccactcacctggctggtaggggagAAAGTCCAGTTTGAGGCTGACTTAGAGGACTGCAAGGGAAATATGAAATAACAATGTGGAATATGCTAGAAGGGCAAGATAGCTATCTGTGTCACAAATGGAATTATTAGACCGGATTTAGGATTTCTTGTTGCCAACACAGGAAACCTTCCAAAAGAGCTAGATGTGCCAATGGAACCATGAGCAGATGGATTGGTTTTGATGTTTTCTTTCTTACTGTGGTTATGTATTTGGGATGGATTTGGTTCCATGTGAAACCCCCCTAATCCACCATCACATCGTCATCTTCACAGATGCATCCTAGGGAGAAGGGGAAACTCAACACTTCTGCCTCTTTCAGCATCTTCTGGTAAGCTTCAAAGAATACAACCAAATCATCCTTGCATCCAACATGTGAGGTATAAAAACAATTCTCTGCACATTCAACTCCATTTTTGCAGAAAAGGTCTGCTAGCAAGGAATTTAGAAAAATGCCCTAAATTGGAGAGCTTCAGCAACGCAGTCTTAACTTCTTTGTTTCTCATGCTATAGATGAATGGATTGAACAAGGGAGGGAGTATAGCATACATTATTGCAAAAAGCACATTCAGTTCAGATGAAGTGTTACTGTGAGGTCTCACATAGGCGAAGATACCAGTAAATATCAGCAGACACACCACAGTGAGGTGGGGAAGGCAAGTGGAGAGGGCTTTCTTCTGACTCTGCACAGAAGGAATTCTGAGCACTGTTCCAAAAATCTGCATGTAAGTGATAATAATGAAGATGAAGCATCCTAGTCCAAGGAAAGAGCCAAACATAATAATGCCAACTTCAACTAGATACATGTCAGAACAGGAGAGTTTTAGAATCTGTGGAACTTCACAGAAGAACTGATTGACCACATTGGAACAGAAGCTGATGGCAAAAGTTCCTCCAGTGTGTAATATACCATTGAGTATCCCAGTAATCCATGCACTGACTGCCATCTGAATGCAGGCTCCTCTGTGCATAATTGTCTCATATTGCAACGGGTTACAGATTGCAACATACCGATCATGTGCCATTATTGTTAGGATGGCAAAATCTGACCCTccaagaaagaagagaaagaaaacttgAGCTACACAAGCAGAATAAGAAATTGATCTGGTGTTCATGAGTGAATTGGCCATGGCTTTGGGTACCATGACAGAAATTGAGCCAAGATCCAGAATGGCCAAGTTCAagaggaagaagtacatgggggtGTGCAGGCGATGATCAAGGGCCACAGCAATGATGATAAGAAGATTGCCAGTCACTGCCATCAAGTATACTGTGAGGAACACAAAGAAGTGTAAAATCTGTAGTTCTCAGATGTCTGAGAATTCCAGGAGCAGAAACTCAGATGTAGTGGTAAGATTGGGCATTATGGCCACCGCATCCAGCTGTAGTCTGCCTGTAGGATACATCAGAGCAACCATTTTATTCTACTGTGTGCGTTTGTGTGTGCTGAATTTCCAATTGACTCATGGAGACTCccgcaaggggctttcaaggcaaaagagaagcagaggtggtttgccagcttcttctttgcagagtcttccttagtgatcacccatccaagtactgacccttcttagcttctgagatctgatgagagcaggctgTACCACGCTACCTTCCTTTCTTCTACTGATATCAGTTTAAAATTAGACTGGCGTTTCCATTTCCTCATCTCGGTCTGCAAGAAGCCTTGCATTGAAAATGAGACATTCTGCATCAGGGACAAAACGGAGAGGGATCAAGATTTCTCTGCTGTCCTCAATCACTATCTCCTCATATGAAATCATTCATCCTAGACTCACCTAAGCTCATATACGTTCCATACTTGTAGATTCTGCCCACTTGATCTGGAACTATACCAAACCTCACAGAGGTTTTGTAGCTTGTACATATATTAATGTTGTGTAATGAAAATTGCATGGAAACTGATGAAAGGCCAGTGGATACCTTCCTGATTTAATCCACACTGCTAATCTTTGCTTACAGGCTGTGTAGTAACTTTAATTATCAATCAGGATTTAGGTGCAGTACAACACTTTCAGATAGCTAAGTAAAAGTTTATGACGGATGGAACGGCGTAACTTTAACAGTATTCTGCAATAATTctatgcacacacagagagagaaagagagagagaaacacagaCTGATTATCTGATATGATAACTTATTGAATACCTGGGAGAAGGCCATTTTTCAAGTAGTTGTTTTCTTCTCTACCCCTTTCCATCTTGGAATCTCCTGTTTCAATTTCTGCTCAGATTGTAAAGTTGAGTTGCTAATATTCATTCTAGGTGTTCATATAGTCAGATTGAGAAGCAGCATTCATTACTAACACAAAATTCAAGCTAGGAGAGAGTTCTGGGAGCAGCTAGACAGAGCAAAAAAATCAGCAAAACTAAATGTAATGCAATGAGAAAATGAACAAGAACCTTGATAGTGTTCCATTCAATGTCTTCTCCATATGCTTAAATTCACACATGCTTTCACCAGATTTTCACCAGTACTATGGGACTTGATACACTGTATACTGCTAATTTCTGTCTAAACAAAATCCAGATGCTGTATAAATGAGAATTCTACCTCTATTCTGTGCTTGGCAACTTACTCCCAAGAGTTCAGCTCATCAAACTACAAAGTGATGCTGAATTCCCTTTTCCCTCTGCTGGATTCTTTCTTCTATTTTTGTAACCAACGTAACTTGATTAGTGCAGTCTATCTGTGTCTGAGTACATGAAATATGATAAATCTTGACAGCAACATACACACCTGAGACTACTATCCACACCGGTGACATTTTTAAGTATGGAACTTATACCAGCTTAGTTGACTCTAAGATGAATGATTTCATATGAGGAGATATTGATTGGTGACAGCAGAGAGGCCTTGATCCCGCCCACACAACATCTGCAGTGGGGTGCATTCCCCCGACAGATGTGTTGGCACTTAAATGTTCGGGGGAAGAGCTCCATGCTGCCTCCCGAAGATTTTATTCCCACAGTGTCATTCTATCTCCACACTTTTAGGAAggaaactacacttcccaggttgCACTTCATGACACTTTTTCCTTGTTCTCCCGTAACCTCAGCCCCTGTGGTTTCTAGCCTTCTCCTTTACCTTCCCTGCTGCATTCTTTGGACTTTACTATGTGTTAAAGGGGTGATGTATCACTGCTATCCACGCAAATCACTGAATAATTTTCTCTGGTATAATCCGGTAAAAGAAACGCATGTCTTGATTTCATGACCAGCAGCTACTTTTCACATACAAGTTAAAAAGTATCAATTGCCAGATTTGTTTTCCTTACTGTGGAAAAttgtattgcccccccccccaagtcggaatgaagagacagagacatatattggatctaagggccactttattgaaattaacctcaacatgaacATTAACCTTAACTGTGGCAAGGggaaagtggtacaggtcaagccacggggtcacacccagacctccgccttggcctgtctgggtgagccccgaagccccgggtgcgagccctcccAAGGGATGGCAAGacaacccagccggccaggcaaattggtccccccctttcaagctcctaagccgtacagcagtgaggaaggacttgcacttggggttcccccaggca encodes the following:
- the LOC129339393 gene encoding olfactory receptor 14A16-like, with the translated sequence MSNLTSTSEFLLLEFSDIRELQILYFFVFLALYLTAVTGNLLIIIAVALDHHLHTPMYFFLMNLAILDLGSASFLIPKAMANSLMNSRSISYSGCVAQVFCLFFFEGSDFAILTVMAHDRYVAICKPLQYETIMHKGACIQMALSAWISGIVYAILHTAGTFAITFCSNVVNQFFCEVPQILKLSCSDLYLVEVGIIIFGSGITAGGFIYIVITYLQIFATLLRMPSLHGRKKALSTCLPHLTVVFLLVCSGLFAYVRPPGNSSSEMNVIFAVFYAILPPLLNPFIYSMRNKEIKTALLKLTAFGHFPKTISGKSISIKLSWTVFSR